A single genomic interval of Saccharothrix saharensis harbors:
- a CDS encoding family 43 glycosylhydrolase, which yields MQRRRRLLAWAVGVISALALLPATARADNPIVQHIYTADPAPMVHNGRMYVYSGRDEDGSTTFTMREWRVFSSADMVNWTDHGVPMNLGTFAWADANAWAGHVIARNSKFYWYVPVRRRGGGMAIGVGVSDSPTGPFRDALGRPLVENGEIDPHAFIDDNGDAYLYWGNPNLWYVRLNADMISFSGSATNIPLTTAGFGTRTGHATRTTLYEEAPWVYKRNGLYYMIFAAQCCSEFIAYSTAPGPTGPWTYRGTVMPTQGSSFTNHPGIVDYKGGSYFVYHNGALPGGSGYTRSVAIEKFTYNSDGTIPRMTMTAGPGPADTLNPYVRQEAETIAWGSGIETEPSAEGGMNIGSLHNGDYTKVRNVAFGTGASSFTARVASATSGGTIEVRLGSATGTVVGRCTVPATGGWQTWRSVTCPVSGASGNQDVFLRYTGGSGFLFNVDWWQFATGGAPGDVTSRLRGVGSNRCVDVENASTAPGTTVLLWDCGTAANQQWTSTASGEFRVFGDRCLDAYNSGTANGTRVVIWSCNGQDNQKWTSGPDGSIRNVRAGLCLDADGAATANGTRLILWTCNGQDNQKWNRA from the coding sequence GTGCAACGTCGAAGGCGCCTGCTAGCCTGGGCCGTCGGTGTCATCTCGGCCCTGGCCCTGCTCCCGGCCACGGCCAGGGCCGACAACCCGATCGTCCAGCACATCTACACCGCCGACCCGGCCCCGATGGTCCACAACGGACGCATGTACGTCTACAGCGGACGTGACGAGGACGGCTCGACCACGTTCACCATGCGCGAGTGGCGGGTGTTCTCCTCCGCCGACATGGTGAACTGGACCGACCACGGCGTGCCGATGAACCTCGGCACGTTCGCGTGGGCGGACGCCAACGCCTGGGCGGGGCACGTCATCGCCCGCAACAGCAAGTTCTACTGGTACGTCCCGGTCCGCCGCCGCGGTGGTGGCATGGCCATCGGCGTGGGTGTCTCGGACAGCCCCACCGGCCCGTTCCGCGACGCCCTCGGGCGGCCGCTGGTGGAGAACGGCGAGATCGACCCGCACGCCTTCATCGACGACAACGGCGACGCCTACCTCTACTGGGGCAACCCCAACCTGTGGTACGTGCGGCTCAACGCCGACATGATCTCCTTCTCCGGCAGCGCGACGAATATCCCGCTCACCACCGCCGGGTTCGGCACCCGCACCGGTCACGCGACCAGGACCACGCTGTACGAGGAAGCGCCCTGGGTCTACAAGCGCAACGGCCTCTACTACATGATCTTCGCGGCGCAGTGCTGCTCGGAGTTCATCGCCTACTCCACCGCGCCCGGTCCCACCGGGCCGTGGACCTACCGCGGCACGGTCATGCCGACCCAGGGCTCCAGCTTCACCAACCACCCGGGCATCGTGGACTACAAGGGAGGCTCCTACTTCGTCTACCACAACGGCGCGCTGCCCGGCGGGAGCGGCTACACCCGCTCGGTGGCGATCGAGAAGTTCACCTACAACAGCGACGGCACCATTCCCCGGATGACCATGACCGCCGGGCCCGGTCCGGCGGACACGCTCAACCCCTACGTCCGCCAGGAGGCCGAGACCATCGCCTGGGGCTCGGGCATCGAAACCGAACCCTCCGCCGAGGGCGGCATGAACATCGGCTCCCTCCACAACGGCGACTACACCAAGGTCCGCAACGTCGCCTTCGGCACGGGTGCGTCGTCGTTCACCGCCCGGGTCGCCTCCGCCACCAGCGGCGGCACGATCGAGGTGCGCCTGGGCAGCGCCACCGGCACGGTCGTGGGCCGCTGCACCGTCCCCGCCACCGGCGGCTGGCAGACGTGGCGATCGGTGACGTGCCCCGTCAGCGGCGCCTCCGGCAACCAGGACGTGTTCCTGCGCTACACCGGTGGGAGCGGTTTCCTGTTCAACGTGGACTGGTGGCAGTTCGCCACCGGTGGTGCGCCCGGTGACGTCACGTCGAGGCTGCGCGGTGTGGGGTCCAACCGGTGCGTGGACGTCGAGAACGCCTCCACGGCGCCGGGCACGACCGTGCTGCTGTGGGATTGCGGTACCGCCGCCAACCAGCAGTGGACGAGCACCGCGAGCGGCGAGTTCCGGGTGTTCGGCGACAGGTGCCTGGACGCCTACAACAGCGGCACCGCCAACGGCACCAGGGTGGTGATCTGGTCGTGCAACGGTCAGGACAACCAGAAGTGGACCTCGGGCCCGGACGGGTCGATCCGCAACGTGCGCGCCGGGCTGTGCCTGGACGCCGACGGAGCGGCCACGGCCAACGGCACGCGGTTGATCCTGTGGACCTGCAACGGCCAGGACAACCAGAAGTGGAACCGCGCGTGA
- a CDS encoding serine hydrolase domain-containing protein translates to MSTTAADRNEPTPRPSHDRPELHRALEHIVASGITGITMRVHDERGEWVGAAGVGELGGTSKPPVDGHVRIGSNTKTFIATLVLLLVAEGRVGLDAPVADHLRGFGIDERVTARMLLQHTSGIFNFTGEYYADGTVAPGIAATTAGREWVDNRFRTYRPEELVRLALAKPARFEPGTDWSYSNTNYVLARLLVEEVTGRSVADEAQRLIVGPLGLTGTAVPTTPEIPEPHAHAYYRYEDDGRETTVDVTRQNPSWISSGGDMISTSADLHTFISALTGGGLLPAELLAEMCEPHPTPIPNMGYGLGVFVQDTGPGGTVVTHNGGAAGHAALMYSTPDGRKTLTATLNYVDDAALSLAVPFQQATRRLVDEVFGGGRAR, encoded by the coding sequence ATGTCCACCACCGCAGCAGACCGGAACGAGCCGACGCCCCGCCCGAGTCACGACCGACCGGAACTGCACCGGGCCCTTGAGCACATCGTCGCCTCCGGCATCACCGGGATCACGATGCGCGTGCACGACGAGCGGGGTGAATGGGTCGGTGCCGCCGGTGTGGGAGAGCTGGGCGGCACCTCGAAGCCCCCGGTCGACGGGCACGTCCGCATCGGCAGCAACACCAAGACGTTCATCGCGACCCTGGTCCTGCTACTGGTGGCGGAAGGCCGGGTGGGACTGGACGCACCGGTGGCCGACCACCTGCGCGGGTTCGGGATCGACGAGCGGGTCACCGCGCGGATGCTGTTGCAGCACACCAGCGGGATCTTCAACTTCACGGGCGAGTACTACGCCGACGGGACGGTCGCGCCCGGCATCGCCGCCACCACCGCGGGCAGGGAGTGGGTGGACAACCGGTTCAGGACCTACCGGCCGGAAGAACTCGTGCGACTGGCGCTGGCCAAGCCGGCGCGGTTCGAGCCGGGGACGGACTGGAGCTACTCGAACACCAACTACGTCCTGGCCCGGCTGCTGGTCGAGGAGGTCACCGGCAGGTCGGTGGCCGACGAGGCGCAGCGGCTGATCGTGGGGCCCCTCGGCCTGACGGGTACCGCGGTGCCGACCACACCGGAGATCCCCGAGCCGCACGCCCACGCCTACTACCGGTACGAGGACGACGGCCGGGAGACGACGGTCGACGTCACCCGCCAGAACCCCTCCTGGATCTCCAGCGGCGGCGACATGATCTCCACCAGCGCGGACCTGCACACGTTCATCTCCGCGTTGACGGGTGGCGGGCTCCTGCCCGCCGAACTGCTCGCCGAGATGTGCGAGCCGCACCCGACGCCCATCCCGAACATGGGTTACGGCCTGGGCGTGTTCGTGCAGGACACCGGACCGGGCGGCACCGTCGTCACGCACAACGGCGGCGCGGCCGGCCACGCGGCGCTGATGTACAGCACGCCCGACGGCCGCAAGACCCTCACCGCCACGCTGAACTACGTGGACGACGCCGCGCTGTCACTGGCCGTGCCGTTCCAGCAGGCGACGCGGAGGCTCGTCGACGAGGTGTTCGGCGGCGGTCGGGCGCGGTAG
- a CDS encoding carbonic anhydrase — protein MAEIKYSTPREAFDLLLSGNQRFVAGTPEHPNQDAARRTEVAPAQRPFAVLFGCSDSRLAAEIIFDRGLGDLFVVRTAGHVVGSEVLGSVEYGVGVLDSPLVVVLGHDACGAVAAACAALDEGTVPSGYIGDVVERVTPSVIASRAAGRAQADEILAEHVSRTVDLMLDRSRLLAERVDAGQVAVVGLTYRLADGNTQLVAARGLDVPVPTT, from the coding sequence ATGGCCGAGATCAAGTACTCGACTCCGCGCGAAGCCTTCGACCTGCTGCTGTCCGGCAACCAGCGCTTCGTCGCCGGGACGCCGGAGCACCCCAACCAGGACGCGGCCCGCCGCACCGAGGTGGCACCGGCCCAGCGCCCGTTCGCCGTGCTGTTCGGGTGTTCGGACTCACGCCTGGCCGCCGAGATCATCTTCGACCGCGGGCTGGGCGACTTGTTCGTGGTGCGCACCGCGGGCCACGTCGTGGGCTCGGAGGTGCTGGGCAGCGTCGAGTACGGGGTGGGCGTGCTGGACAGCCCACTGGTGGTGGTCCTGGGCCACGACGCCTGCGGCGCGGTCGCCGCGGCGTGCGCGGCGCTCGACGAGGGCACGGTGCCGTCCGGGTACATCGGGGACGTCGTCGAGCGCGTCACCCCCAGCGTCATCGCGTCCCGGGCCGCCGGACGCGCGCAGGCCGACGAGATCCTCGCCGAGCACGTCAGCCGCACCGTCGACCTGATGCTCGACCGCTCCCGGCTGCTCGCCGAACGGGTGGACGCCGGTCAGGTCGCCGTCGTCGGCCTGACCTACCGCCTGGCCGACGGCAACACCCAGTTGGTCGCGGCCCGCGGCTTGGACGTCCCCGTTCCCACGACCTGA
- a CDS encoding extracellular catalytic domain type 1 short-chain-length polyhydroxyalkanoate depolymerase produces the protein MRRMSTTLLTMASLLSLVLGAALMSAGPAAAATLTRVTDFGANPSNLGMYVYVPDNVAPRPALLVLVHYCGGSAGGIFNGNGRDFATAADRYGYVVVVPEATREGRCFDVSTRAGLTRDGGSDSTGIMSMVGWVRQRYDVDPARIVVSGFSSGAMMTTVLAAQYPDVFAAASAFSGVPAGCFATTNGSLWNSQCSSGNVVKTPQEWGDLARSMYPGYTGSYPRMQLWHGDQDTTLAYRNFGEEVKQWTNLRGLSQTPSSTDRPQSSWTRTRYGGTGTRAAVEGISITGTGHTLPQAGMLAYAIAFLGLDGGSSGGTTGPLRSVGAGKCLDVPNQSTTAGTRLQVWDCWNGPHQQWTSTTTQELSVYSGDSRRCLDAENAGTTAGTLVIIWTCHGGANQKWRLNADGSIAGVQSGLCLEVAGGATANGTPARLWTCNGQANQRWSRT, from the coding sequence ATGAGACGAATGTCCACCACCTTGTTGACGATGGCGTCACTGCTGTCGCTCGTCCTGGGCGCCGCGCTGATGTCCGCGGGACCCGCGGCGGCCGCCACGCTGACCCGCGTCACCGACTTCGGCGCCAACCCCTCGAACCTGGGCATGTACGTCTACGTGCCCGACAACGTCGCACCTCGTCCCGCCCTGCTGGTCCTCGTGCACTACTGCGGCGGGTCGGCCGGGGGGATCTTCAACGGCAACGGGCGGGACTTCGCGACCGCCGCGGACCGGTACGGGTACGTCGTCGTGGTGCCCGAGGCGACCCGGGAGGGGCGCTGCTTCGACGTGTCCACCCGCGCCGGGCTGACCCGCGACGGCGGCAGCGACTCCACGGGCATCATGTCCATGGTCGGCTGGGTCCGCCAGCGCTACGACGTGGACCCGGCCCGCATCGTCGTCAGCGGCTTCTCGTCCGGGGCCATGATGACCACCGTGCTGGCGGCCCAGTACCCGGACGTCTTCGCCGCGGCCTCCGCGTTCTCCGGGGTGCCGGCCGGGTGCTTCGCCACGACCAACGGCTCGCTGTGGAACAGCCAGTGCTCCAGCGGGAACGTCGTCAAGACCCCGCAGGAGTGGGGCGACCTGGCCCGGTCGATGTACCCCGGCTACACCGGTTCCTACCCGCGCATGCAGCTGTGGCACGGCGACCAGGACACCACCCTGGCCTACCGCAACTTCGGCGAGGAGGTCAAGCAGTGGACCAACCTCCGCGGCTTGAGCCAGACCCCCTCCTCGACCGACCGCCCGCAGTCGAGCTGGACGCGGACCCGCTACGGCGGCACCGGCACCAGGGCCGCGGTGGAAGGCATCAGCATCACCGGCACCGGCCACACCCTGCCGCAAGCGGGCATGCTCGCCTACGCCATCGCCTTCCTCGGCCTCGACGGCGGCAGCAGTGGCGGCACCACCGGTCCACTGCGCTCGGTGGGCGCGGGGAAGTGCCTGGACGTGCCCAACCAGTCCACCACCGCCGGCACCCGGCTCCAGGTGTGGGACTGCTGGAACGGCCCCCACCAGCAGTGGACGTCCACCACGACGCAGGAGCTGTCCGTCTACAGCGGTGACTCGCGGCGTTGCCTCGACGCCGAGAACGCCGGCACGACCGCAGGCACCCTGGTGATCATCTGGACCTGCCACGGCGGCGCCAACCAGAAGTGGCGGCTCAACGCCGACGGCTCGATCGCCGGCGTGCAGTCGGGGTTGTGCCTGGAAGTCGCCGGCGGTGCGACCGCCAACGGCACGCCCGCGCGGCTGTGGACCTGCAACGGGCAGGCCAACCAGCGGTGGTCCCGCACGTGA
- a CDS encoding anti-sigma factor antagonist (This anti-anti-sigma factor, or anti-sigma factor antagonist, belongs to a family that includes characterized members SpoIIAA, RsbV, RsfA, and RsfB.), which produces MADDDNAAAAAVRAVTVDGVPVLRIAGEIDVNAVDAVRPELLAWLDRAPEQVVVDLTGVTFIGSSGLALLVEAAGHADRGGVRFVLVADHRAVLRPFEATNLGQVFDLYPDVDRAVAATRFGAHPSEADPQDA; this is translated from the coding sequence GTGGCGGACGACGACAACGCGGCCGCGGCAGCGGTGCGGGCCGTCACGGTGGACGGCGTGCCGGTGCTGCGCATCGCGGGCGAGATCGACGTGAACGCCGTGGACGCGGTGCGGCCCGAGCTCCTGGCCTGGCTGGACCGCGCCCCCGAACAGGTGGTGGTCGACCTGACCGGGGTGACGTTCATCGGCTCCAGCGGCTTGGCGCTGCTGGTCGAGGCCGCCGGGCACGCCGACCGGGGTGGCGTGCGGTTCGTCCTGGTGGCCGATCACCGCGCCGTGCTGCGCCCCTTCGAGGCCACCAACCTGGGTCAGGTGTTCGACCTGTACCCGGACGTGGACCGGGCCGTCGCCGCCACCCGGTTCGGGGCGCACCCGTCGGAGGCCGACCCGCAAGACGCTTGA
- a CDS encoding GAF and ANTAR domain-containing protein gives MTRDQDVSVRVLAAELARMGRLVEDEEHEAVGRRFTEHLVRTVPGCDTAFLAVDRRGGIDIAASTGHAPPDLAADGADPVREVLRYREPRRLGDTTQDHRWPLFAARLAEHGHRSCLVLPLPTEHSPTAAAVLLSRESHRFNDHSYDIIMLIALHAGIAMDNIDLVHHSKQMVRHLTTALDTRHTIGVAQGLLMRHFSHDTDQSFTLLRQASQHTNRKLRDIAHDLVAAHERGDFAQALTRHRITAVALP, from the coding sequence ATGACACGTGACCAGGATGTCTCCGTCCGCGTTCTGGCCGCCGAGCTGGCCCGGATGGGCCGGTTGGTCGAGGACGAGGAGCACGAGGCCGTCGGACGCCGGTTCACCGAGCACCTGGTCCGCACCGTCCCGGGCTGCGACACGGCGTTCCTCGCGGTCGACCGCCGGGGTGGGATCGACATCGCCGCGTCCACCGGTCACGCGCCGCCCGACCTCGCCGCGGACGGGGCCGATCCGGTCCGCGAGGTGCTGCGCTACCGCGAACCGCGCCGCCTGGGCGACACCACGCAGGACCACCGCTGGCCGCTGTTCGCCGCACGCCTGGCCGAGCACGGCCACCGCAGCTGCCTCGTGCTGCCCCTGCCCACCGAGCACTCCCCCACCGCCGCGGCGGTGCTGCTGTCGAGGGAGTCCCACCGGTTCAACGACCACTCCTACGACATCATCATGCTGATCGCCCTGCACGCCGGCATCGCCATGGACAACATCGACCTGGTGCACCACAGCAAGCAGATGGTGCGGCACCTGACCACGGCGCTCGACACCCGCCACACCATCGGCGTGGCCCAGGGCCTGCTGATGCGCCACTTCTCCCACGACACCGACCAGAGCTTCACGCTGCTGCGGCAGGCGTCCCAGCACACCAACCGCAAGCTGCGCGACATCGCCCACGACCTCGTGGCCGCGCACGAGCGCGGAGACTTCGCCCAAGCGCTGACCCGGCACCGCATCACCGCTGTCGCCCTGCCCTGA
- a CDS encoding alpha/beta fold hydrolase, with protein sequence MHDHTAGAAERVATANDVELCYETFGDERQPVLLLIMGLGFQLVHWPDGFCRRLAECGFHVVRFDNRDAGRSTHLPGAEYALADMAADTVGLLDALGVERAHLVGASMGGMIAQVVAARHPSRVLSLASLMSTTGRRGKGRTSVRLLRHLFSRSARTEQQAVERRVRLFETIGSPGFEQDLDEIRRATALSFRRDPDHRAGRRRQYRAVRAAGDRTDQLALVTTPTVVIHGTADRMCHHSGGEATAAAIGGARLVLVPDLGHDLPPGAWPTIIDAIVENARRARS encoded by the coding sequence ATGCACGACCACACGGCCGGCGCGGCGGAACGAGTCGCCACCGCCAACGACGTCGAGCTCTGCTACGAGACCTTCGGCGACGAGCGGCAGCCCGTGCTGCTGCTGATCATGGGCCTGGGGTTCCAGCTCGTGCACTGGCCCGACGGGTTCTGCCGACGGCTCGCCGAGTGCGGCTTCCACGTCGTCCGCTTCGACAACCGCGACGCCGGCCGCTCGACGCACCTGCCCGGAGCCGAGTACGCGCTGGCCGACATGGCCGCCGACACCGTCGGGCTCCTCGACGCGCTCGGCGTCGAGCGCGCCCACCTGGTGGGCGCGTCGATGGGTGGGATGATCGCCCAGGTCGTGGCCGCGCGCCACCCGTCACGGGTGCTCAGCCTGGCGTCGCTCATGTCCACCACCGGCCGCCGAGGCAAGGGACGCACCTCGGTGCGGCTGCTCCGCCACCTGTTCTCCCGGTCTGCCCGCACCGAACAGCAGGCCGTCGAGCGGCGCGTGCGGCTGTTCGAGACCATCGGCTCCCCCGGCTTCGAGCAGGACCTCGACGAGATCAGGCGGGCGACCGCGCTCTCGTTCCGCCGCGACCCCGACCACCGCGCAGGTCGACGCAGGCAGTACCGGGCCGTGCGCGCGGCGGGCGATCGAACCGACCAGCTCGCACTGGTCACGACTCCGACGGTCGTCATCCACGGAACCGCGGACCGCATGTGCCACCACTCCGGCGGCGAGGCGACCGCGGCCGCGATCGGCGGTGCGCGGCTCGTGCTCGTCCCCGACCTGGGGCACGACCTCCCGCCCGGAGCGTGGCCGACCATCATCGACGCGATCGTCGAGAACGCCCGCCGCGCCCGGTCCTGA
- a CDS encoding FG-GAP repeat domain-containing protein: MVDIHTAADGTVRAWTNTGGFPGWPWSDPVGMVLGQVDPALTRFADLDGDGFDELVRIAADGTTTAWWNDQGFPDRPWHSSVIVAKGAMAEPAGIHFADLDGDGRDELITIEEGVVRAWPNTGAFPEWPWREPVELGEAPSGHTRFADLDADGKAELIDLGAAAGDPIRAGRNTGAFPARPWSTAVDLGPSHADPERLRFADLDGDGFDELISINEDGTTSAWWNSRTYPDDPWHSSVMIGKGWVGDPVSIQFADLTGDDRPHPHSG, from the coding sequence ATGGTCGACATCCACACCGCCGCCGACGGCACGGTCCGGGCCTGGACGAACACGGGCGGCTTCCCGGGATGGCCGTGGAGCGACCCCGTCGGCATGGTGCTGGGCCAGGTCGACCCGGCTCTGACCCGCTTCGCCGACCTGGACGGCGACGGGTTCGACGAACTGGTCCGGATCGCCGCCGACGGGACGACCACGGCGTGGTGGAACGACCAGGGCTTCCCCGACCGGCCGTGGCACTCCTCGGTGATCGTCGCCAAGGGGGCGATGGCGGAGCCGGCCGGCATCCACTTCGCCGACCTGGACGGCGACGGAAGGGACGAGCTGATCACCATCGAGGAGGGCGTGGTCCGCGCCTGGCCCAACACCGGTGCCTTCCCGGAGTGGCCGTGGCGCGAGCCGGTGGAGCTGGGCGAGGCGCCTTCCGGGCACACGCGGTTCGCCGACCTCGACGCCGACGGGAAGGCTGAGCTGATCGACCTGGGTGCCGCCGCCGGCGACCCGATCCGGGCCGGGCGCAACACCGGTGCCTTCCCCGCTCGGCCGTGGAGCACGGCCGTGGACCTCGGCCCGAGCCACGCCGACCCCGAGCGCCTCCGCTTCGCGGACCTCGACGGCGACGGCTTCGACGAGCTGATCTCGATCAACGAGGACGGCACGACCTCGGCGTGGTGGAACAGCCGCACCTACCCCGACGACCCGTGGCACTCCTCGGTGATGATCGGCAAGGGCTGGGTCGGCGACCCGGTGAGCATCCAGTTCGCCGACCTCACGGGCGACGACCGGCCTCACCCCCACTCCGGCTGA
- a CDS encoding L-threonylcarbamoyladenylate synthase, with protein MAERIASPVATSGDLEKAAGVLRAGGLVAFPTETVYGLGANAEDPAAVARVFQAKGRPSDHPLIVHIGGPEQLGDWVEDVPATARLLAGRFWPGALTLVLRRGTRVPREATGGLETVAVRVPDHPVALALLSAFGGGVAAPSANRFGSVSPTTADHVRAELGDAVDFVLDGGPCEVGVESTIVDVTGDVPSVLRPGGVTREDLEAVLGRPLAVHSTSRVRVPGQHPSHYAPRARVVLVEPEQVVAEARLAQESGHRVGVLLPSAFAGVPVRAHAVVEVPRSMDAYARELYGSLRELDRRGCDLVVASLPEEEGLGLAIANRLRRAAGPRRSG; from the coding sequence GTGGCGGAGAGGATTGCGAGTCCAGTGGCAACGAGCGGTGATCTGGAGAAGGCGGCCGGTGTGCTCCGAGCCGGAGGGCTGGTGGCCTTCCCGACGGAGACCGTCTACGGCCTGGGCGCCAACGCCGAGGATCCCGCCGCGGTCGCGCGTGTCTTCCAGGCCAAGGGCCGCCCGTCGGACCACCCGTTGATCGTGCACATCGGCGGGCCGGAGCAGTTGGGTGACTGGGTGGAGGACGTGCCCGCGACGGCGCGCCTGTTGGCCGGGAGGTTCTGGCCCGGGGCGTTGACGTTGGTCCTGCGGCGCGGTACGCGGGTGCCCCGGGAAGCGACCGGTGGGCTGGAGACGGTGGCGGTGCGGGTGCCCGACCACCCCGTCGCGCTCGCGCTGCTGTCGGCGTTCGGCGGTGGCGTCGCGGCTCCGTCGGCTAACCGCTTCGGTTCGGTCAGCCCCACGACGGCGGACCACGTGCGCGCCGAGCTGGGTGACGCCGTCGACTTCGTGCTGGACGGCGGCCCCTGCGAGGTGGGGGTCGAGTCGACCATCGTCGACGTCACCGGCGACGTCCCGAGCGTCCTGCGGCCCGGTGGGGTGACGCGCGAAGACCTCGAAGCGGTGCTGGGTCGCCCGCTCGCGGTGCACTCGACGAGCCGGGTCCGGGTGCCGGGCCAGCACCCGTCGCACTACGCGCCACGAGCGCGGGTCGTCCTGGTCGAGCCGGAGCAGGTCGTCGCCGAAGCGCGGCTCGCGCAGGAATCGGGACACCGGGTGGGCGTTCTCCTGCCGTCCGCTTTCGCCGGTGTTCCGGTGCGGGCGCACGCCGTGGTGGAGGTCCCCAGGTCGATGGACGCCTACGCCCGGGAGCTCTACGGGTCCCTCCGCGAGCTCGACCGGCGGGGATGCGACCTCGTCGTCGCGTCCCTGCCGGAGGAGGAAGGGCTGGGACTGGCGATCGCCAACCGGCTCCGCCGCGCCGCCGGGCCCCGACGCTCCGGATGA
- a CDS encoding AMP-binding protein, whose amino-acid sequence MPRGHGRTPGWSWSTRPAGPIHPRLLDRARRILGGLRARGARPGDAVLLCGLPLDDLFPSFWACALGGLRPAMIADHVEEGSPTAERFSHTWSAVQEPVVLAGPSTARSLAGFAQDVRALTADECTRHEPARAHEGERQDDIVLSSGSTGAPKAIPLTERALVLFAAS is encoded by the coding sequence GTGCCGCGCGGACACGGCCGGACGCCGGGGTGGTCGTGGTCGACGCGGCCGGCCGGGCCGATTCACCCGCGGCTCCTGGACCGGGCACGGCGCATCCTCGGCGGACTCCGGGCCCGTGGTGCGAGGCCGGGTGACGCCGTCCTGCTCTGCGGGCTGCCGCTCGACGACCTCTTCCCGTCGTTCTGGGCATGCGCGCTCGGCGGCCTCCGACCCGCCATGATCGCCGACCACGTCGAAGAGGGCTCGCCCACCGCGGAGCGGTTCTCGCACACCTGGAGCGCGGTGCAGGAGCCGGTGGTGCTCGCCGGCCCCTCGACGGCGCGGTCGCTGGCGGGGTTCGCCCAGGACGTCCGGGCTCTCACGGCGGACGAGTGCACGCGGCACGAACCCGCCCGTGCCCACGAGGGCGAGCGGCAGGACGACATCGTGCTGTCCTCCGGCAGCACGGGCGCGCCGAAGGCGATCCCCCTCACCGAACGGGCGCTGGTGCTGTTCGCGGCCAGTTAG
- a CDS encoding HD domain-containing protein: MINEHDAEHARELAADLLGSMADRWRHTAGVAARAAELATTVAETDRDLLVAAAWLHDIGYAPPVADTGFHPLDGARHLDRLGWPRRIAALVAHHSGARFVAEVLDVGEQLDAYPREEGPVADALALADQTVDHRGDRVPLRDRWADMLHRHGPRSPNARVHHLRAPHLLAVAARVEARLAGP; encoded by the coding sequence GTGATCAACGAGCACGATGCCGAGCACGCGCGTGAGCTGGCCGCCGACCTGCTCGGTTCGATGGCGGACCGGTGGCGGCACACGGCCGGCGTCGCGGCCCGGGCCGCCGAACTCGCCACGACGGTCGCCGAGACCGACCGGGACCTGCTCGTGGCCGCCGCGTGGCTGCACGACATCGGCTACGCGCCGCCGGTGGCGGACACCGGGTTCCACCCGCTCGACGGCGCCCGCCACCTCGACCGGCTCGGCTGGCCGCGGCGGATCGCGGCCCTCGTCGCGCACCACTCGGGAGCCCGCTTCGTCGCCGAGGTCCTCGACGTCGGCGAGCAGCTCGACGCCTACCCGCGCGAAGAGGGACCGGTCGCCGACGCGCTGGCCCTCGCCGACCAGACCGTCGACCACCGAGGTGACCGCGTCCCACTCCGGGACCGGTGGGCCGACATGCTGCACCGCCACGGTCCCCGCTCCCCCAACGCCCGCGTGCACCACCTGCGCGCACCGCACCTGCTCGCCGTCGCCGCCAGGGTCGAAGCGCGACTCGCCGGTCCTTGA